A window of Rosa rugosa chromosome 7, drRosRugo1.1, whole genome shotgun sequence genomic DNA:
AAACGTGTTCTTCCTTGGAAATCTGCAAGTAATTTATGGAAATGCTCAAGGTAATGGAAAAACAAACAGCGTATGAACAAACAACAAAACTGAACCCCGTAGGTTTTATAGAAGTATAGAACCGAGCTAATGTATGCTCGCAAGTCTAAATGCCGCTGAAATAGTGTTGTAGTTACCAATGCCATAAACCACAAGGCTATATAAAACGACAAGAGAAACAGTACGTACGTAAAACCGGTGAAGATAGCATAATACAACCGTCAAAGTCGAAatatataaacatatatttttgcCGGCAGAAAATAAATGAACAAACAAAAAAAGCCAGAGAAAGCATGAAATGAAAACTTGGAGGAAAAGTTAATTTCTAACCCACTAATAATTATATgagtcaagtaactgatcatgggGATGTAGCTCAGATGGTAGAGCGCTCGCTTAGCATGCGAGAGGTACGGGGATCGATACCCCGCAtctccatttttttgtttttattcttcttgttTGAAGAGGAAGGACGTGCTAAGCAATCACCCAATCAGGCTACGGACGGCTTTATGCTTTGTGGCGCAAATTGGACTCCACTACTGCATCTCCTGTTTTCCTATATTAAAAAACAGATAATTCCCCGTTAATAAAAAAACTGACCTCTTCTTTTTGGCCTATAATAAAAACCCCTCAAAAGTTTGAGATTGAGGGAGGAGGGAATGTCACCTAAttctttaatatatatatatatctatactattattaatagaacaggctttgttagccaaaatcttaaattttgacagaattaaccctagaagattaataaactttgaaaattaattaaatcacaatgataattaagacatttacaaaatatatttttattaaaaaaatttgaaaaaaaaatatccacaacccacttttctctctcccattttcttttctctgcaataaccaacttttttcttttttattttctgaaaaaaaaaaatttaataacttgcacatgcagagcatgtgtggaaaaatgctagtatatatatatactagcctcTTGACATGCATTCCGTGCTTGCCAATTtgcttttattaaaaaaatttaaaaactgaaaattttaaggaaattaaacaaaaagaaaaaaaatttgaaggcAGCAAATTACCACTGACAATTTACAAAcgtgggtttttttttcctttattttttgtttgtagtttcttgaaaagaagaaactgattttgtttatttactattttagccttgtaatattatttttattttttaaacaatTCAATCAATAAAGGGTATAATAAGAgtatcaaaaatttaaccatcatTCCCAACAATTTGCTTTATATAATAGATACTAGCCATAGAACCTAATCTCCCAAATTAAACTCAAACGGTCATTGCATATGTGTTGGTgcgggttcgagtctccccaacctcaaagactggaatttatttttatttcaaaaaaaaaaaaaaaagatcatgagagagaaaagtggattgtggcttttttttgtttattttttaataaaaatatattttataaatgtcataattgtccTTGTAATTTAATTAACTAATAAACTAATCTTCTAGGGccaattctgtcaaaattttagattttggctaacaaagcctcttttcttaataatagtatagatatataaaagaatacaaaataaattaaaagtaAAACACAAAGAGGTTGTTGAGATGATGCAATTTTGGTTGGATGCATTTGCAAAGAGGGAGGAACTTTAATGGAGTGTACCAAAGTCATTGGCCGCTGACCAAATGTTGATTTCTTTATAGAAATTAATTATCCTGAAATTTAGGGTTATGACCACGGACCAATcggatttttttttacttgggCAAACTTTCTGAAAAATTGACATGATTGGTAATTTTGCTAAAAGATTATGTTAACATGATTGAATAATTCAAAGGAATAAAAGACATTGAATTATGCATGAGTCGTTATTGAATCATCTCCATGCATGTGGTGAATCGCCCATCAACGGTGGTTGGCGTCCGTGGATGTTGGTGGCGATGGAGCTGCTAGTATATTTGATCATTTGATGGTGGTTTTAAATATTTTAACAAAATGTGGAGCCGTGGAGGCCAGGTGACTTATGTGAAAAAGAGGAAGTTTGAGGAAAAGTTGAAATGGAAAAGACCTATTGGGAAGAGGtcacaatataagaaaattataGTACAAAACtagtgtagtttttttttttttttctgtatacCAAATAATAGTTTAGTAAATAGACTAAAATTTTGTGGTTATAACCCACTAATACTGATATGCCACGTATTTAGTTCACCTCCTTACTATATTCAAGTCATTTACTATAAGTTTTATTTTTCTCGATTTCTATTTAACTATTGCGGGGCCcgaggagttgactttttatagaATGAAAATTCGGGGAAATTTTCTTATTGAGAgctgtagaggacgttaaactgaGTCCGTGAACACATGGCacgcttaaatcggagttcgtaagTTACTATTCCGAGAAAGGGGTATAAAAGCGGACTTACTAGAAATGGTAAGTCATTTTCACATTCGGCCCAAAGTAGAAATCTAGAAAATTCTCTCCAACCGACCTAGAAACCCAACCCAAACGATATCTTCGTCGTTCGGCCACATGACAGCGCGCCACCGGTCCTGTTCGAACTGCGTTGTTGTCCCCTTGAGCTCTGTGGCGGTGGTTTGTGATGATTTGGCCTGAAGAAAGTGAATCGAAGAAAAAAGGCATTCAACCTTGCCGTGCGAGTCGACCAGGTCGAAACTccgttttccggccacctccggcgacgatACTTGTTGGGCTTTGAAGCTCTTGGGACGCACATTAATCCTTCGAAACATCTTGATCCAACTTGGATTGTGGTGCCAAAATCAAGCAATTGAAATtctaggatttttttttattctttcgaggtaaatttcgGCCTTTCTATTCATTTCTGGGCTTTGTTGTAGTTCTAAGAATGAAAGGGGTTGATGAGAGGAACATTTTGGCATATGTGTTAATAACCGAATCGGGGGTTGACTTGGTAGTGCGTGAgaggcggcgcgtggggctgaTTCTGGCCTTCTAGTTTGGCTAGTTTAGTTGAATTTAACGTGTAGAAAATGTAGATATGATTTTAGTGGAAATCAGAGAAAGTTAGATATTGATCGGGAATTTTCAAAGTTCGGAGTTTCGGTTGTCGATTTACAAAAATCCGACTGTTGGATTTCCCTCGATTCAGCTACAGAATATTTCAATTTGTCAATTGATGTTggtggtgaagtttgggttgaatcctaGAAGGATTGGAGACGTTAGTTACGAGAGGTCGGTGTTTAGAGTCCAGTTTCTAATTAACGTAAATTTAAATTATGGTCTTTGGTTTGGTTGTTCATGAGTGCTACTGTATACAAGACGTGAGGAGGACCCACGCGAGGAAAGTTTTGATCGACGGCAGACTTAGCCATATAtggtgagtggacttttgttttaaaattaATATGCATGTAAATATTTTTCGTAAGATGTTAAAAgaaaagcacattatgtgccttcgtcaaagaaacagacgaagagggaatcaatGACTTGCAATCACATCACAATCAGtatttactatcattattgtaattgatgttaatcatttccattgtaattccatccctatataaaggggctatgaaatgaaatgagtagactaatttcaattctcattttacttttacacgttatcagcacgctcagagtaAATAGCCAAGAAAAACAACCCTAGTTTTCAAGTTTGTTTTTTTCTCCcgtcgaaaaaaaaaagacttgttcttcttcaGTGCCGCCAccaattctcaaaaaaaaaaaaaaaaaaaaaaaaaaaatccggatCGGCCTTCGTCTCCCTCTCAAGCTAGTTTTCCTCCACCGTGCCATCCGGCCCACCCGCCTGCAGTCGCTGCCACCAAAACTCACCGGTCAGACCGGCCTCAGCTCTACCATGCGCAGCCCCTCGCCTCCGCCTACAGCCCAGACCGGCCTCGTCCCTCTGCCAAGACTGTCGTCAAAGGACTCCCACCTGCAGCACCAGATTTCGGCGATCCGACCGGCCTTCGCGTTTAGAGAAGCCCATTTCTGCCGGAAACTCACTGTTCCATCGGAGGAGCCCAGCTTGCCTGCATCACCGATCGGCCTCGTCCCTCGTCCCAGATCAGCCACCCCATTTGcaaaaggaagaagagcaggagaaaaaaaaagtgtcccggcccaaagaaaaggtccggcccaaattaaaaaaaaaaaaaaaaaacagagagaaaaaaatggGCCTTGAGTGGTGACATGTGGCCCagcagaaacaaaaaaaaaaaaaaaaagccctgcggcccagagaaaaaaaacaaaaaacaggccaagaaaaagaaagaaaaaaaggccCCGTGGCCCACTGctgaaaagagagaggaagcggcccagtttttttcaagcccaaaaacatcgctacgcacgcctgcatcaacacgcgcgtgtgctaggattgttttattttttcgaatccaagtatgttctctttaatttatttaatttcatactatgatatatttaattatttattttcttgagcatgctttatattttattgtttatgtttttataatgaacttttgagcatgtttagttagatAATATTGATCCTCTTAAAGCATGCcttgttatttatgttttatatttttttttttttgaagaatatcatgtcgatatattaatattactcaagccagaaatgaccattacatatcctccctctaccatctctggccagataaagagtttgtggtaaaaccacagcgatacatagattaggtccgatcatttgacggtactcatgctcacttattcaaaaaagCCTATTTAACTATGGACAATAATGCATAGTAATAGACAAGCAAATTCGAAAAAAGACTAACTAAATAATGGGTACAAAAACCCATTAGTTATTCTGGACCCAAGAGAGAGCAGGCCCAAAATCAGTTCCACAACCCTAGGTCCAACCATCAACCCACAAAGCCCATCAAGAACAAACCCTAGCTGCCACCAAGTTGTTATTGCCGCCATCAGCAATATGGCCGCTGTCCGGCCTAGCATCCATGCCAACCAATTCGAGGGTAGCCACACATCCACCTCCTTTGTCGAACTCCCCAAGGTCTGGGCTTGGATTTGAGCCCAAAGAcatcccgaccacatgctcttTGATCTGGATACCCAAACTCTTTTGCGCTCCATTTGCAGCTTCAGCAGTATCTGCAACTCCGGCCACAACCAATCCGCGAGCGCAGCATGATGACCAATAGTGCCTCCACTCATGGACGTCGTAGAGGAGACCCTATCATTGCCAAGAAGAACTGACCTGATAGGCGGCATACAGGCAGCTGCAACGTCGAGATTGATGGCCTCCACGAGGAGGGTACGAGCGACAATGAAGTCTCCGATGGAATGAATAGTATCGCCCTTGGGTTTGGCTTCGTTGGCTATATCAGATGATTCTGTCAAGAAACGTAGGCCATCGTCTAGGTTTAGGAGTAACCAAGCAATCTGTCGGCCATTGACGGGCAAGAGACGCCGCCATGGCCAAAGCCGACCATCGCAGTCCCTTGAAGATGCAGGGGACCATGTATGCCTAGGACGATCAGAGGATGGTGATAAACGAAGTTGTTCATTATTTGGATGGCCATATCCATCATTTTTGTCACCGTAGGACGGTGGCGATGCTAGGATGAGCGCGAGTGTGAGCGCCGCTAGGGGGAATAGAGTGCTAGGGTTTCTCATGGCAAAAAAatgttatttatgttttatatgattatctttaagcatgattatatattttattgtttatgctttattatgaaattttgagcatgtttttttaattacgcttatataaattatgcctacgcatgccttgtattatgctattgtttacattttattttatgtatGATGTATTATTGCTATTATTATGtgtagtatataatttgttgtatatttgtgaaatttgagcatgccatgtagtttatttttatatatgctatgtttaaaTGTGCTATGGTTATTTTTACAATGCAACATATACAATCCgctttgccatgataatgaaaattcatgcgcattatacacacacacttaccatgataaagtattttcacatagcatcaaaaaaaatgtgaccattacgaatcttggtcttgaaatctaattcatatgtttggaaaataattcacgtggatgtctttatgactgcataatttatttcttctctcttgtttatgtagatggctgatctcactcgacctgaatttgacattttggactcagaaggacttgagtaccaccgttgggtttccgatgtagaaactgcctttgtggcaaaagactacactgccaccatcaaaACTCCCACTGACCCCAAAGACGATGGACCGTCTGACAAagtgaaagcaaatgccttaatgtttctgaggcgacatattgatcctagcctacgctgggagcaCCTTCaattgaagacacccaaagaactgtgggatgcccttaagggacgttttgggaacattcatgacaccttgctcccagaactgaccgttccgtggaatgaaatccgcttgcttgactacaaaagggtcaatgacttcaacaaggatatgttgcgcctaaaggcacgtctaaatttctatggaaaggaactcacagaagatgatatgatccaaaAGACACTTTctacttttcctacttcagcgcttatactagcgaaccagtataggctggagtatgacaacaaaagaatcacaaccttcaataagctaatcaacctactgcaagtggctgagaggcataatgaggttctcttGAACAACAATGTCAGGCCCACTGGGACAAAGAAGATTcacgaggctaattatggcaaagtgaaaggtggaaagaaccccaatacaaagggggttggacgtgtttatccctacccacgtggcaataATGCACCACGTGGCAAGGGACGTGGGGGTCGTGATATGGGCCatggaggccctcccaatgtatggcgcagagatggtggtgctggccctagtggtcatggaaacaaggtgtaaagggcacctaagaacccttcagtcaaacaggatagagttggcaatgaaccatgctataggtgtggagtcattgggcattggtataAGAACTACCAAGCCAGCAACATAGTTGCAGCCACTTACAagttacaagaggtatagggagtctaaagaacaagaggctcactatatggaagaaggaggccatgaccaagacgtcaacctcacaattgcagactttaatagcaacaaggaacttgctcagcCAATCGATGCACTagattttgactgatctgcCTTATTTATTTTAGGGGaaaattctgtttagtccctgtactatgactctatcatcgtttcagtccatgacattctaatttaatctgaaaagtccctaaagttacaatttccgtctaataggtcattgCCGTCTAAATGCTCCGTTAACTGGCTGACGTGGCACACAATTAGACGCCAACTCAGCGCCATGTAAGCGAGGTAAAtagtgaaatgtccaatatatcCCTATGTTCTTTTtcccttccttttttctttttaaagttcttttatttttattttttcttttctccctATCTTCTGCCTCGTTCATACCACACCCGTTCTGAACCAAAATCACCGAACACCGACCCATATGGCATTTACTCCCACATGACTTTGCTGGTTCTTCTTCGACCTCTATTGAAATAGCACGGCTAAGCATACCAAGCACGAAACAGGTCGTCTTCCCGAACCATTGTGGGCATGAGCAACCAGATCTTTGTGCGGAGGCGTCCAAAATCATAGAGCTCCAGCGACTTCGAGCTCTGACTGCTCTAAAGTAGATGGAGCTTCGTTTTTCTTCAGCTCTCCGGGGGCTCATCCTCTTCTCCGGTGAGGATTTTGGGGTCTTCTTGGTTCCCAAAGGAAGAGAAATTTGATTTGAAAATGGGGTTTGTGTTGTGATTGATTATTCACAAATTGGGTTTCTAAATTAAccttgattttgattctgattgctatgaaattgaattttgcaACTTGATGTTGGTGAATCACTGGCCGGGTAAGACCCATTTTGATGATGGTGGTCTCATTtcattcttcattttctttcaccCATTCAAATTCTACATTTCGACCGATTCTTCTCTCCCTGGAATTGGATTCATACTCGCAACTTTCGAATTTCGGTTATGGTCGTCAGGTAAACCAGGCCCGATTCTCACTTTGGTctcatccttttctttttttcattgcgATTGTAATTTCTGTGATTAGACTATTGTGTATCATTGAATTTGGGGGAATGGTCTCGATAGATTGATATTGATCCTGtgaaaagttttgaaattttgaacttgTATATAATCCCCAAATTTACTAGACTGTTTTAAGAATCAAGTAGTTGTCTTTGCCCGATGATTGTCACTAATAGTAGTGAAACTCATTGATTGAATTGGAAGAGTTTTCATGGGTAGATTTGGCTGCAAATTCTGCAGCTGAGAATGTAGGTTCTAGGTCTTCTGCTAACAGCACTGTCGGTCAACCTATGTCCCCCCGCATCATCGTCACCTTCCTCATTCATCGGACCCACATGCTCCGGGGTATAATGCGCTTGCTGGGAATGATCGAGGTGGGTATAGAGGGAGTGGCGGCGGTGGCGGCCGCAGTGGTGGGTTTTCGGGTAATTTTGGGTTTCGGAGAAAGAATTGGGGTTAGTTTGAGGTGGAATTTGGTTTTTGATGAACTCGGGAAATATCCAGATGTTGGATATGTTGGTTTGATCGATTATGCAGGTGTAGTTCTTGGAATTTGCTGATATATGATGGCAATGGGATTGGTGGTTGAGCTCGAGAGAGAGCTCAgtggtggtggttgtggtggttTGGGTGTGAAGACTAAAGAAGAATAAggtaggaagaaaagaaaaaaaaaatggaataaaagaaattaaaaagaaaaaaaggaagggaGAAAAATCCTAGGGTTATATTGGATTTTTCACTATTATCAAGCTGATTTGGCGTGACTtggattgccacgtcagcaacttaaCGGCCCAATTTGACGGAAATTGTTActtcagggacttttcagattaaattagaatgtcagggactgaaacgatgatagagtcatagtacagggactaaacaaaatttTTCCCTTTATTTCATTTTCCAAAGACGATTGTGAAGGCagaatgcctcatttttaatta
This region includes:
- the LOC133719768 gene encoding uncharacterized protein LOC133719768, translated to MWPSRNKKKKKKPCGPEKKNKKQAKKKKEKKAPWPTAEKREEAAQFFSSPKTSLRTPASTRACARIVLFFRIQMADLTRPEFDILDSEGLEYHRWVSDVETAFVAKDYTATIKTPTDPKDDGPSDKVKANALMFLRRHIDPSLRWEHLQLKTPKELWDALKGRFGNIHDTLLPELTVPWNEIRLLDYKRVNDFNKDMLRLKARLNFYGKELTEDDMIQKTLSTFPTSALILANQYRLEYDNKRITTFNKLINLLQVAERHNEVLLNNNVRPTGTKKIHEANYGKVKGGKNPNTKGVGRVYPYPRGNNAPRGKGRGGRDMGHGGPPNVWRRDGGAGPSGHGNKV